Proteins co-encoded in one Malus sylvestris chromosome 9, drMalSylv7.2, whole genome shotgun sequence genomic window:
- the LOC126583358 gene encoding uncharacterized protein LOC126583358, translated as MDFELRRAREKLEKEQKERKESARRKLEKERKAKEEAKKQREAIDAERSRRHFDAAQAQLKVDEQMQESLLVGRGVMFYRVFEAVRCQGSGDKIKLPASCFNELQDQGAFDQGPLYFKLSTVHQGGSSEMIDADKEKGRSTHSGVLEFTADEGFVGLPPHVWQNLFPTDTPNIPLIEVLYVWLSKGTYAKLQPLRVGFSDLPNHKAILETSLRQHATLSEDDIFTVNYGELVYKLQVLELKPSSSVSVLETDIEVDIVGADNDSEKTHENVLKPLIFGTLESGTVDEGHYTYYKFTIDNDTWEKIASGDAKVEVRIEAVPNSGDTDIYISKHPLIFPTRHQHEWSSHDIGSKVLILGSKDKSLEAGTYSVGVYGFKGTTKYQVSVNVQDDSNRTIGQQAVSSSSPMDMDTVECKNCKRYIPSRTISLHEAYCSRHNVVCQHAGCGVVLRVEEAKNHVHCPKCEQAFHQGEMEKHMKVFHEPLHCSCGIVLENEEMVQHQASVCPLRLIACRFCGDMVQAGNSAIDVRDRMRGLSEHESACGSRTAPCDSCGRSVMLKEMDIHRVAVHQKN; from the exons atggatTTCGAGCTGAGAAGAGCGAGAGAGAAGCTAGAAAAGGAGCAGAAGGAGAGGAAAGAGAGTGCGAGGCGGAAATTGGAGAAGGAGAGGAAGGCCAAAGAGGAAGCTAAGAAGCAGAGAGAAGCCATTGACGCCGAGCGGTCCAGACGCCACTTCGATGCCGCCCAAGCCCAACTCAAG GTTGATGAACAAATGCAAGAAAGTTTGCTTGTCGGACGGGGAGTCATGTTTTACCGCGTATTTGAAGCTGTACGTTGCCAGGGTAGTGGAGATAAGATTAAGTTGCCAGCTTCCTGCTTCAACGAATTGCAAGATCAAGGTGCGTTTGATCAAGGACCCTTGTACTTTAAGTTGTCAACAGTACATCAAGGGGGTTCGTCAGAAATGATTGATGCTGATAAGGAGAAGGGTAGGAGCACCCATTCGGGCGTTTTGGAGTTCACTGCAGATGAAGGTTTTGTTGGGCTTCCTCCTCATGTATGGCAGAACTTATTTCCGACAGATACACCAAATATTCCTTTGATAGAAGTTCTCTATGTCTGGCTTTCTAAAGGGACTTATGCAAAACTTCAACCTCTTAGGGTGGGTTTTTCAGACTTGCCCAATCACAAGGCCATCCTCGAAACAAGCCTTCGTCAGCATGCCACCCTTTCTGAGGACGATATATTTACAGTCAACTACGGGGAGCTGGTATATAAGTTACAGGTCCTTGAGTTAAAACCCTCATCAAGTGTATCTGTTCTAGAAACGGATATTGAAGTTGACATAGTTGGTGCTGATAATGATTCGGAGAAGACTCATGAAAATGTCCTAAAACCACTTATATTTGGAACATTAGAATCTGGAACGGTTGACGAAGGGCACTACACGTATTACAAGTTCACCATAGATAATGATACTTGGGAGAAAATTGCGTCGGGGGATGCAAAAGTTGAGGTGAGGATAGAAGCGGTGCCAAATTCTGGAGATACTGATATTTACATCTCCAAGCATCCTCTCATATTCCCAACAAGGCACCAGCATGAATGGTCATCCCATGACATTGGTTCGAAGGTATTGATCCTTGGCTCAAAAGACAAGAGCTTGGAAGCAGGAACTTACAGTGTTGGTGTGTACGGGTTTAAGGGAACAACCAAGTACCAAGTATCAGTGAATGTTCAAGATGACAGTAATCGGACGATAGGTCAGCAGGCTGTTTCGTCCTCATCACCAATGGACATGGATACTGTAGAGTGTAAGAATTGTAAGCGTTATATACCCAGTCGCACAATATCACTTCATGAAGCCTATTGTAGCAGACATAATGTTGTTTGTCAGCATGCTGGTTGCGGAGTTGTTCTCAGGGTTGAGGAGGCCAAGAATCACGTCCATTGTCCGAAATGTGAGCAAGCTTTTCATCAGGGGGAAATGGAAAAGCACATGAAAGTGTTCCATGAGCCACTTCACTGCTCCTGTGGAATTGTGCTCGAGAATGAAGAGATG GTGCAACACCAAGCCTCCGTTTGCCCCCTTCGCCTAATCGCATGTCGATTCTGTGGGGACATGGTTCAAGCTGGAAACTCCGCTATAGATGTTCGGGACAGAATGAGAGGATTGTCTGAGCACGAGAGTGCGTGTGGGTCGAGAACAGCCCCGTGCGACTCATGCGGGCGTTCTGTCATGCTGAAGGAGATGGACATCCACCGGGTTGCCGTGCATCAAAAGAACTAA